A single region of the Lysinibacillus sp. B2A1 genome encodes:
- a CDS encoding 50S ribosomal protein L25, with product MTTVLTAIKREKGHRSSLTQLRQNGAIPGVVYGYQMESTAISVDARAFAKILATFGNKSVFQLDMDGRQINAVLTEVQRCALKGNVKHVDFKSINMSEELEVDIPVTVVGHAVGVADGGFLLQPNREVRIKVKPTEIPESIEVDVTSLAIGTSLYVGDIRQQFSFDILQEDDYTLVTITPPAAENVQEDDTVDDTPEVIEATGQNTAEPKE from the coding sequence ATGACTACAGTTTTAACAGCAATTAAACGTGAAAAAGGGCATCGCTCATCATTAACGCAGCTTAGACAGAACGGTGCTATTCCAGGTGTTGTCTATGGCTATCAGATGGAGTCAACAGCCATCTCAGTGGATGCTAGAGCATTTGCCAAAATACTAGCTACGTTCGGAAATAAAAGTGTCTTTCAATTAGATATGGATGGCAGGCAGATCAATGCAGTATTAACAGAAGTGCAACGTTGTGCGCTTAAGGGCAATGTAAAGCATGTGGATTTTAAATCCATCAATATGTCTGAGGAGCTAGAGGTAGATATTCCAGTGACAGTGGTTGGTCATGCAGTAGGAGTTGCAGATGGAGGATTCCTTTTACAGCCTAATCGTGAGGTACGTATAAAGGTGAAGCCGACAGAAATTCCTGAATCAATAGAGGTAGATGTCACTAGTTTAGCTATTGGGACTTCCCTCTATGTCGGAGATATCCGTCAGCAGTTTTCCTTTGATATCTTACAGGAGGATGATTATACATTAGTGACAATCACACCACCTGCTGCTGAAAATGTACAGGAAGATGATACAGTGGACGACACACCTGAAGTGATAGAAGCAACTGGCCAAAATACTGCTGAGCCAAAAGAATAG
- a CDS encoding PadR family transcriptional regulator, with the protein MKKHKLLPLSETMHYILLALREPLHGYAMMQKIEEMSAGSVRIAAGTMYGAIENLLKYHWISPVETQDTRRKVYQTTAEGLKILAAEQQRLQRILSLYEGADGFEKV; encoded by the coding sequence GTGAAAAAACATAAATTACTGCCTTTATCTGAAACCATGCATTATATTCTACTCGCCTTACGGGAACCGTTACATGGCTATGCAATGATGCAAAAAATCGAGGAAATGAGTGCTGGTAGTGTAAGAATTGCTGCTGGCACTATGTACGGAGCAATTGAAAATTTATTGAAATATCATTGGATTTCGCCCGTTGAGACTCAGGACACAAGACGCAAGGTTTACCAAACAACGGCTGAGGGACTAAAAATATTAGCAGCCGAGCAACAAAGATTGCAGCGAATTTTATCTTTATATGAGGGAGCTGATGGATTTGAAAAAGTTTAA
- a CDS encoding general stress protein produces the protein MISVRDEILEVLNREKIGTMATVENGKPYSRYMTFQHEDFVLYTVTNKHSEKMEELRKNPYTHILYGYENGGFGDTYVEIEGKLTEVHEEGIKNKIAEFFTSIFVGNQDEMVSLKIEPIRMRLMNKKGQPPKELEFTNDHE, from the coding sequence ATGATTTCTGTACGCGATGAAATTTTAGAAGTTTTGAATCGTGAAAAAATAGGAACGATGGCAACAGTAGAAAATGGTAAACCCTACTCACGTTACATGACTTTCCAACATGAAGATTTTGTGTTATATACGGTGACAAATAAACATTCTGAGAAAATGGAAGAGCTTCGCAAAAATCCATATACCCATATATTATATGGCTACGAAAATGGAGGCTTTGGTGATACGTATGTTGAAATAGAGGGTAAACTCACAGAAGTACACGAGGAAGGCATTAAAAATAAAATAGCAGAGTTTTTTACGAGTATTTTTGTAGGCAATCAGGACGAAATGGTATCACTTAAAATTGAACCTATTCGTATGCGCTTAATGAATAAAAAGGGGCAACCTCCAAAAGAGTTAGAATTTACAAACGACCATGAGTAA